Proteins found in one Brevibacillus brevis genomic segment:
- a CDS encoding aminotransferase class I/II-fold pyridoxal phosphate-dependent enzyme, whose amino-acid sequence MLERDVEFRERQKRAPLYEQLERHAKHRPHPFHVPGHKMGHSFDNHAKNRFQDILELDVTEISGTDDLHQPQGVIAEAQDLAAQAFHAEQTKFLIGGSTVGNIALIMTVCRPGDKILVQRNCHKSVFNGIMMARATPIFLVPAVDLATGVAAGVRREDVERALLAHPDAKAVFLTNPTYYGMGIDLAKMAATVHRFDVPLLIDEAHGAHYGFHSAFPRSAMQEGADVSVQSTHKMGTAMTMSSMLHIQGERIDRERLFRHLAMLQSSSPSYVLMASLDVARRHLVLEATEEWNRLLPLLDKFRERLDRLDWLDWPRLSTNSVYATLDPLKLFFHLRTAQFSGFELQKWMEKHGIFSELADDSHVLLAASTGTTSRDLDALWRLLESMAPQVEPGEERILLTGVVSSHYLREQALPMHEAVDCPRESILLEQALGRIVAEMVIPYPPGIPVLVPGERIDEESLAMLKELARGQTRFHGVQDDQLQTIQVLR is encoded by the coding sequence GGGAGCGACAAAAGCGTGCGCCCCTTTATGAACAGCTTGAACGGCACGCCAAGCATCGGCCGCATCCGTTTCATGTGCCAGGACATAAAATGGGCCACAGCTTTGACAACCATGCGAAAAATCGCTTTCAAGACATCTTGGAGCTGGACGTAACGGAGATTAGCGGGACAGATGACCTGCATCAGCCACAGGGTGTCATTGCAGAAGCGCAGGATTTGGCGGCGCAAGCCTTCCATGCGGAACAGACCAAGTTTTTGATCGGAGGAAGTACAGTAGGAAATATCGCCCTCATCATGACGGTATGCAGACCGGGTGACAAGATACTCGTACAACGCAATTGCCATAAGTCTGTATTCAACGGCATTATGATGGCCAGAGCAACCCCGATCTTTTTAGTACCTGCCGTCGATCTGGCAACAGGAGTCGCTGCGGGTGTAAGGCGCGAAGATGTAGAGCGTGCGCTGCTTGCACACCCCGATGCCAAGGCAGTTTTTTTGACGAATCCTACCTACTATGGAATGGGTATCGATTTGGCGAAAATGGCGGCTACGGTCCACCGGTTTGACGTACCGCTTTTGATAGACGAAGCCCACGGTGCCCACTACGGGTTCCATTCTGCCTTTCCTCGTTCTGCCATGCAGGAAGGTGCGGATGTTTCGGTCCAATCGACACACAAAATGGGAACGGCAATGACGATGTCCTCGATGCTGCATATTCAGGGAGAGCGAATTGATCGTGAGCGGTTGTTCCGCCATCTCGCCATGCTTCAATCTTCCAGCCCATCCTATGTGCTGATGGCTTCACTCGATGTAGCCAGACGTCATCTGGTGTTGGAGGCGACTGAGGAATGGAACAGGTTGTTGCCGCTTTTGGACAAGTTTCGGGAGCGACTTGATCGACTGGACTGGCTGGATTGGCCGCGGCTGTCCACGAACAGCGTATACGCTACGCTTGACCCGCTGAAGCTGTTTTTCCATTTGCGAACGGCCCAATTCAGTGGATTTGAGTTGCAGAAATGGATGGAAAAGCACGGGATTTTCTCGGAGCTGGCGGATGACTCTCATGTACTCCTCGCAGCCTCGACGGGAACAACCTCCCGAGACCTGGATGCTTTGTGGAGATTGCTTGAATCGATGGCGCCGCAAGTAGAACCGGGGGAGGAGCGCATTCTTTTGACGGGAGTCGTGTCTTCCCATTATTTGCGCGAGCAGGCATTGCCGATGCATGAAGCCGTTGACTGCCCGAGGGAGTCGATTCTTTTGGAGCAGGCTCTGGGACGCATTGTGGCAGAGATGGTAATTCCATATCCGCCAGGGATTCCGGTGCTGGTGCCAGGCGAGCGGATCGATGAAGAAAGTCTGGCGATGCTAAAGGAATTGGCGAGAGGACAAACCCGATTCCATGGCGTACAGGACGACCAGCTACAAACGATACAGGTCTTACGATAA
- the tmk gene encoding dTMP kinase: MEVATGKKGRFITIEGGEGAGKSTVIAKLYEELKTRGVDVLLTREPGGIDIAEKIREIILNPAHTQMDERTEALLYAAARGQHLAEKVLPALAEGKLVLCDRFIDSSLAYQGHARGLGIDAVYQINRFAVGDCMPELTLFFDVQPETGLARINASRGREVNRLDLEGMRFHELVREGYQLVMERDPERFVVIDAEQPMEQVYQSALQALLDRL, translated from the coding sequence ATGGAAGTGGCAACAGGAAAAAAAGGCCGATTTATTACAATAGAAGGCGGAGAAGGGGCTGGGAAATCCACCGTCATCGCCAAGCTGTACGAAGAGCTGAAAACGCGGGGAGTCGATGTACTTTTGACTCGTGAGCCCGGTGGAATTGATATCGCCGAAAAAATTCGGGAAATTATTTTAAATCCGGCCCACACGCAGATGGATGAAAGAACAGAGGCTCTCTTGTATGCGGCAGCACGTGGCCAGCATTTGGCGGAAAAGGTGTTACCTGCTTTGGCAGAGGGCAAGCTGGTACTGTGCGACCGTTTTATCGACAGTAGTCTCGCCTATCAAGGACATGCGCGGGGATTGGGCATTGATGCTGTCTACCAGATTAACCGATTTGCTGTCGGTGACTGCATGCCGGAATTGACTTTGTTCTTTGATGTACAGCCCGAAACAGGATTGGCACGGATTAATGCCTCCCGTGGACGAGAAGTAAATCGTCTTGATCTGGAAGGGATGCGTTTCCATGAGCTTGTTCGGGAAGGGTATCAGCTGGTCATGGAACGCGACCCAGAGCGCTTTGTCGTTATTGATGCCGAGCAGCCGATGGAACAAGTATATCAATCTGCCCTACAGGCACTGCTAGACAGATTGTAA
- a CDS encoding cyclic-di-AMP receptor, protein MKMVVAVVQDKDSGRLSQQLVKKGFRATKLASTGSFLRAGNTTFLIGTSDESVPEVIDIIAHNCKSRKQMVTPVSPLSNAVDSFMPYPLEVQVGGAAVFVLDVGEFHSF, encoded by the coding sequence ATGAAAATGGTAGTTGCGGTCGTCCAAGATAAAGATAGTGGTCGTCTGTCTCAACAACTGGTGAAAAAAGGTTTTCGTGCTACGAAGCTGGCTAGTACGGGTAGCTTTTTACGCGCCGGTAACACAACTTTTTTGATCGGTACGTCTGACGAAAGCGTGCCGGAAGTAATCGACATCATTGCGCATAATTGCAAATCCCGCAAACAAATGGTCACTCCCGTCTCTCCACTCAGCAATGCTGTAGACTCGTTCATGCCATATCCGTTGGAAGTTCAGGTGGGTGGTGCGGCAGTATTCGTATTGGATGTCGGAGAGTTCCACTCATTTTAA
- a CDS encoding YaaR family protein, which yields MKISDGLRPKLDLIKTTDSRKNPQLEKLNFGTMIQGEDERMSQEKLTRLLTDIDKQGQILARSRAVRDFYAYKNLVKQFMEEAVKFGIALDDRRGMNRRGRSRLYKIVKEVDAELLKLTDELLSEQAPTIDLLARIGEIRGMLINLYF from the coding sequence ATGAAAATCAGTGATGGGTTACGGCCTAAACTGGACTTGATTAAAACAACGGATTCACGCAAGAATCCTCAACTGGAAAAGCTGAATTTTGGCACGATGATTCAAGGAGAAGACGAGCGTATGTCTCAGGAGAAGCTTACCCGGCTGCTGACAGACATAGACAAGCAGGGACAGATTCTTGCTCGTTCCCGGGCCGTTCGTGACTTCTATGCTTATAAAAATCTCGTCAAGCAGTTCATGGAAGAGGCTGTGAAGTTCGGCATAGCCTTAGATGACAGACGAGGAATGAATCGGCGTGGTCGCAGCAGGCTGTACAAAATCGTCAAAGAGGTGGATGCCGAGCTGCTCAAACTGACAGATGAGCTCTTGAGCGAGCAGGCACCAACGATTGATTTGTTAGCCAGGATTGGCGAAATCCGCGGCATGTTGATCAATTTGTATTTTTAG
- the holB gene encoding DNA polymerase III subunit delta' gives MTWTRFSQQPRAQELLSHSLRNERLAHAYLLAGPKGSGKKQMALHLAKSLFCSEREADACGACVTCRRIEGGNHPDVLFITPDGASIKIDQIRSLQKEMAMRAVESSRKVYIIEHVDKMTTQAANSLLKFLEEPPAGVLALLLTEHSHAILPTILSRCQIVQFSPVSAESIAEKLRAEGVLAGMAQVASHITTNVEEAMTLSQSESFAQLRNLVIQLVQECKQRNSSALLTIHDMLQKSDKSKEELPLFLDLLILWLRDILYLQVGRHAHLINSDQQDVLQGQALVWTKAELLRGIDLVMETKNRIERNANAQLALERLVLQFQEG, from the coding sequence ATGACATGGACCCGTTTTTCTCAGCAGCCACGAGCACAGGAACTGCTGTCTCATAGTTTGCGCAACGAACGACTGGCACACGCCTACTTGCTGGCGGGTCCCAAAGGTTCAGGTAAAAAGCAGATGGCCCTGCATCTGGCGAAATCCCTTTTTTGTTCGGAAAGGGAGGCAGACGCCTGCGGGGCCTGTGTTACATGCAGGCGCATAGAGGGTGGCAACCACCCGGATGTGTTGTTTATTACGCCTGATGGGGCTTCGATTAAGATCGACCAGATCCGTTCGCTGCAAAAAGAAATGGCGATGCGCGCCGTCGAGTCGTCACGCAAGGTATATATCATCGAGCACGTCGATAAAATGACGACACAGGCTGCCAACAGTCTGCTCAAGTTTCTGGAGGAACCGCCCGCTGGTGTACTGGCACTGCTTTTGACAGAGCACAGCCATGCGATTCTTCCTACGATTTTATCTCGATGCCAAATCGTTCAATTTTCACCAGTTTCTGCAGAATCGATTGCGGAAAAGCTGCGTGCGGAGGGCGTTTTGGCGGGAATGGCGCAGGTTGCTTCCCACATTACGACAAATGTGGAAGAAGCCATGACACTCAGCCAATCAGAATCGTTTGCACAGCTAAGAAATCTAGTGATACAATTGGTGCAGGAGTGCAAACAGCGCAATTCATCTGCACTCTTAACGATCCATGATATGTTGCAAAAGAGCGACAAAAGTAAAGAGGAACTACCCCTCTTTTTAGATTTGCTCATCCTTTGGCTGCGCGATATCCTGTATTTGCAAGTAGGCAGGCATGCCCATCTCATTAACAGCGACCAACAGGATGTGCTGCAAGGACAAGCACTGGTATGGACAAAAGCTGAGCTCTTGCGCGGGATAGATTTGGTCATGGAGACGAAAAATCGGATAGAGCGAAATGCCAACGCACAGTTGGCTCTTGAGCGGTTGGTTCTTCAATTCCAGGAGGGATAA
- a CDS encoding PSP1 domain-containing protein: MYEVVGVRFKKAGKIYYFDPDRLPIEQDCTVIVETARGVEFGKVVIGKKEVAESDVVLPLKKVIRMADERDAKQVDENKQAAKNAFAVCQTKIKEHKLDMKLVDVEYTFDRNKIIFYFTADGRVDFRELVKDLASVFRTRIELRQIGVRDEAKMLGGIGPCGRLLCCSTFLGDFEPVSIKMAKDQNLSLNPAKISGLCGRLMCCLKYENDNYESSKDEMPDIGKMVNTPMGNGRVVSVNVLDQSVQVELSIDKRVTEFGLDEIAIGLPTFE, from the coding sequence TTGTACGAGGTTGTTGGGGTCCGCTTTAAGAAAGCGGGCAAAATATATTACTTCGACCCTGACCGACTGCCGATTGAGCAAGACTGCACCGTCATCGTTGAAACGGCGCGAGGGGTCGAATTTGGCAAGGTCGTCATTGGCAAAAAAGAAGTGGCTGAGTCTGATGTCGTATTGCCGCTGAAAAAAGTCATTCGGATGGCAGACGAGCGAGATGCAAAACAGGTGGATGAAAACAAGCAAGCCGCCAAGAATGCTTTTGCTGTATGTCAGACGAAGATCAAAGAGCACAAGCTCGATATGAAGCTGGTCGATGTGGAATACACGTTCGACCGCAACAAGATTATTTTTTATTTTACCGCTGACGGCAGGGTTGATTTCCGTGAGCTGGTAAAAGACCTCGCCTCCGTATTCCGCACCCGGATTGAGCTTCGCCAGATCGGTGTGCGTGACGAAGCCAAAATGCTTGGCGGGATCGGGCCTTGTGGCAGGTTGCTTTGCTGTTCGACGTTCCTCGGCGATTTCGAGCCTGTCTCGATCAAAATGGCCAAGGACCAAAATCTTTCGTTGAATCCAGCCAAAATCTCTGGTCTGTGCGGCCGGCTGATGTGCTGTTTAAAATACGAGAACGACAACTATGAAAGCTCGAAGGATGAGATGCCGGACATCGGCAAAATGGTCAACACCCCGATGGGGAATGGACGAGTCGTTTCCGTAAACGTACTTGACCAATCTGTCCAAGTAGAGCTTTCAATCGACAAACGCGTCACCGAGTTCGGATTGGATGAGATTGCGATAGGTCTCCCCACCTTTGAATAA
- the yabA gene encoding DNA replication initiation control protein YabA has protein sequence MDKREIFVKMASIEERIGDLYKEIGELKDVIVVLMEENAQLLVENQHLRNRLDRKKTGSQPKQKGTSPVAKEKAKKAVVGEGYDNLARLYAEGFHICNVHFGSLRKEGDCLFCLSFLSGGPQK, from the coding sequence GTGGACAAACGGGAAATCTTCGTCAAGATGGCGAGCATTGAAGAACGTATTGGCGACCTTTATAAGGAAATTGGTGAACTGAAAGACGTCATCGTTGTTTTGATGGAGGAAAACGCCCAATTACTCGTTGAAAACCAGCACCTTCGCAACCGACTAGACAGGAAGAAGACCGGCTCCCAACCAAAACAGAAGGGAACAAGCCCTGTCGCGAAGGAAAAAGCCAAAAAGGCAGTGGTCGGAGAAGGATATGACAACCTCGCCCGTTTGTACGCGGAAGGATTTCATATCTGCAATGTGCATTTCGGCAGCCTGCGAAAAGAAGGGGATTGCCTGTTCTGTCTCTCATTCCTGAGCGGCGGCCCTCAAAAATAA
- a CDS encoding tRNA1(Val) (adenine(37)-N6)-methyltransferase codes for MEPVTNVPLYETERIDDLLTHEMKIIQSHEVFCFSMDAVLLARFASVPKRGKVLDMCTGNGAIPLIMTTRTPEASFDGIEIQERLFSMASRNVTLNGLNERITMHHGDVKDAVSLFGHGKYDLITCNPPYMPATSGEKNISEHFAIARHEIMLSLEDVIRVGSQLLKNGGKLALVHRSTRLIDIISLMRQYGIEPKRMRLVYPRREAEPNMVLIEGIRGGKPELRIQPPLIVYENGEQYCEELQEIYYGRRDSLE; via the coding sequence ATGGAACCTGTCACCAACGTGCCGCTTTATGAAACAGAGCGCATCGATGATTTATTGACACATGAAATGAAAATAATCCAGAGCCACGAAGTGTTTTGTTTCTCGATGGACGCTGTTCTTTTGGCGCGATTCGCATCTGTGCCGAAGCGCGGAAAAGTATTGGATATGTGCACGGGCAATGGGGCTATACCGCTCATTATGACCACGCGTACGCCAGAAGCCAGTTTTGATGGAATCGAAATTCAAGAGCGTTTGTTCAGTATGGCGAGCCGCAATGTGACATTGAATGGCTTGAACGAACGAATTACGATGCATCACGGCGATGTGAAGGATGCGGTGTCGCTGTTCGGGCATGGGAAGTACGATTTGATCACATGCAATCCGCCGTATATGCCTGCGACCAGTGGGGAGAAAAACATCAGCGAGCACTTTGCGATTGCCCGTCATGAGATTATGCTGTCCTTGGAAGATGTCATTCGCGTGGGGAGCCAACTGCTAAAAAATGGCGGGAAGCTGGCGCTCGTGCATCGATCCACACGTTTGATCGACATCATTTCGCTTATGCGCCAATACGGCATCGAGCCGAAACGGATGCGCCTGGTTTATCCGCGCAGGGAAGCAGAGCCAAATATGGTTCTGATCGAGGGAATAAGGGGTGGAAAGCCGGAGCTGAGAATTCAGCCGCCGCTGATTGTGTATGAAAATGGAGAGCAATACTGTGAAGAACTACAGGAAATCTATTATGGCAGACGAGATTCCCTCGAGTAA
- a CDS encoding GIY-YIG nuclease family protein — translation MADEIPSSKSHYVYILSCADGTLYTGYTTELIRRLAAHNEGKGAKYTRGRGPVELLYWEEGADRSWGLKREESIKRLTRKKKEELIGGASE, via the coding sequence ATGGCAGACGAGATTCCCTCGAGTAAGAGTCATTATGTCTACATCCTCTCTTGTGCGGATGGGACACTCTACACCGGATATACGACAGAGCTGATCCGTCGCTTGGCTGCTCATAATGAAGGAAAGGGTGCCAAGTATACGAGAGGCCGCGGGCCAGTGGAGCTGCTCTATTGGGAAGAAGGAGCAGACCGTTCCTGGGGTCTCAAGCGTGAAGAGAGCATCAAACGATTAACGCGCAAGAAAAAAGAAGAATTGATTGGAGGGGCCTCCGAATGA
- the rsmI gene encoding 16S rRNA (cytidine(1402)-2'-O)-methyltransferase yields MNVQRSFASEEAGVLYLVATPIGNLDDITVRCLNTLREVDVIACEDTRQTRKLLNHFQIEKRTVSYHEHNKEASGNGLLQWLAEGKKIALVSDAGLPAISDPGAELVRDATAAGFSVIPVPGANAALTALIASGLPTDRFVFCGFMGRENKERREELERLKRYPETLIFYEAPHRVEKTLAAMREAWGNRRAVLARELTKRYEEFVRGTLDELLEWLRSGEVRGEFCVIVEGNTGPLEAEVDDTWWQSLSIVEHVDHYCAQGMGKKEAIKQAADDRNVSKRDVYNEYHRE; encoded by the coding sequence ATGAATGTGCAACGCAGTTTTGCGTCAGAAGAAGCAGGAGTCCTTTATTTGGTGGCTACACCCATTGGCAATCTCGATGATATCACGGTGCGGTGCCTAAATACGTTGCGTGAAGTCGATGTCATCGCGTGTGAAGATACGCGCCAGACGAGAAAGCTGCTAAACCATTTTCAAATTGAAAAACGTACGGTCAGCTATCACGAGCATAATAAGGAAGCAAGTGGGAATGGGTTGCTGCAGTGGCTTGCCGAGGGCAAGAAGATTGCTTTGGTAAGCGACGCTGGCTTGCCCGCTATTTCCGACCCGGGTGCGGAGCTGGTACGAGATGCGACCGCAGCGGGATTTTCTGTCATCCCCGTTCCAGGTGCCAATGCGGCGTTAACAGCTTTGATTGCTTCCGGTCTTCCTACGGATCGCTTTGTATTTTGCGGATTTATGGGACGCGAAAACAAAGAAAGACGCGAAGAGCTGGAGCGATTGAAACGATATCCTGAAACGCTGATATTTTATGAAGCTCCCCATCGGGTGGAAAAGACGCTTGCTGCCATGCGGGAAGCGTGGGGGAATCGCCGAGCTGTCCTGGCAAGAGAGCTGACAAAGCGTTACGAGGAATTTGTGCGTGGAACGTTGGATGAGCTGTTGGAATGGCTTAGAAGCGGCGAGGTGCGTGGTGAATTTTGTGTGATTGTCGAAGGGAACACCGGTCCGCTGGAAGCGGAAGTCGATGATACCTGGTGGCAATCGCTGAGTATTGTGGAACACGTGGATCATTACTGCGCACAAGGCATGGGGAAAAAGGAAGCCATCAAGCAAGCAGCCGATGATCGAAACGTATCCAAGCGAGATGTTTACAACGAATATCATCGTGAATAA
- a CDS encoding class I SAM-dependent methyltransferase yields MSIRDSRFIVKTDEKDDHFIFTLPVTWNSRPYEYAWAKQFARPNDVVLDSACGICHPFKFYLANHCREVHACDLDNRILSKEAIYQDIVDVFGKRVADSLPAHYFNGIYYCRANLTYLPYSDQKFDTVFCISVLEHLEDPIMVEAFREFHRVLKDDGQLVLTFDYPLINLARLQQVLVEVGLQFSGDVSFEMPADVVYSDLYVPRLYFFRALLKKK; encoded by the coding sequence GTGAGTATTCGTGATTCTCGTTTTATTGTGAAAACAGATGAAAAAGACGATCATTTTATTTTTACGCTGCCGGTTACATGGAACAGTAGACCGTACGAATATGCCTGGGCCAAACAGTTTGCCAGGCCGAATGACGTTGTACTTGATTCGGCATGCGGGATCTGCCACCCATTCAAATTTTATTTGGCCAATCATTGTCGAGAAGTACACGCTTGTGATCTCGATAATCGGATACTGTCTAAGGAAGCGATCTATCAAGATATTGTGGACGTATTTGGGAAAAGAGTAGCAGATAGCTTGCCTGCGCATTATTTTAACGGTATTTATTATTGTCGAGCAAATTTGACTTACTTGCCGTACTCGGATCAAAAGTTTGATACTGTATTTTGCATCTCTGTTCTCGAGCATCTTGAAGACCCGATTATGGTGGAAGCATTTCGCGAATTTCATAGAGTGTTAAAAGACGATGGGCAGCTTGTACTCACATTTGATTACCCGCTGATCAATTTAGCGCGACTGCAGCAAGTTTTGGTGGAGGTTGGATTGCAGTTTTCTGGCGACGTATCCTTTGAAATGCCAGCTGATGTGGTCTATTCTGATTTGTATGTGCCCAGGCTGTACTTCTTCCGAGCGCTGCTGAAGAAAAAATAG
- a CDS encoding AbrB/MazE/SpoVT family DNA-binding domain-containing protein, which yields MMKSTGIVRKVDELGRVVIPIELRRTLGIAEKDALEIYVDGERIILKKYEPACIFCGNADKVSHFKGKIVCQDCLTEMPVKR from the coding sequence ATGATGAAATCAACCGGTATCGTTCGCAAAGTAGATGAATTGGGTCGTGTTGTTATTCCAATCGAATTGCGCCGCACTTTGGGTATCGCTGAGAAAGATGCTTTGGAAATCTACGTTGACGGAGAGCGCATCATCCTGAAAAAGTATGAGCCTGCATGTATCTTCTGTGGAAACGCTGATAAGGTATCTCACTTTAAAGGTAAAATTGTGTGCCAAGATTGTCTGACAGAAATGCCTGTTAAACGCTAA